In a genomic window of Vigna angularis cultivar LongXiaoDou No.4 chromosome 6, ASM1680809v1, whole genome shotgun sequence:
- the LOC108341937 gene encoding probable cytokinin riboside 5'-monophosphate phosphoribohydrolase LOGL5 codes for MSFSVAASLGTHIALRNTHEATRIKCHFLYRREENSKIGFKFSKHKVVQRKISLSKHEFSELDERKSPDEVREEIKKCYELINRLGRGAVYLGSSRMGPSHSHYVQAQELAKEIANLLDCTTWSGAGPGLMDAVTQGAMLAGKPVGGFKIGKEAGEWTASNFHAYLPSENYLTCRFFSARKHGLVDAVVRNNSFDKTAVVALPGGIGTLDEVFEMLALIQLERIGSKLPIPLLLMNYDSFYSKLLDFLDDCEGWGTVSKGEVASLWKVCNSNSEALAYLEEFYGISSIDKSKNVTKFHSTYGSPSS; via the exons ATGAGTTTCTCAGTGGCAGCTTCGTTGGGTACTCATATTGCACTGAGAAACACTCATGAAGCAACAAGAATCAAGTGCCACTTTTTGTACAGAAGAGAAGAGAACAGTAAAATTGGTTTCAAGTTCTCAAAGCACAAGGTCGTTCAAAGAAAAATCTCTCTAAGCAAGCATGAGTTCAGTGAGTTGGATGAGAGGAAGAGCCCAGATGAG GTTAGAGAAgagattaaaaaatgttatgaaCTCATAAACAGATTAGGGAGAGGAGCTGTGTATCTGGGTTCTTCAAGGATGGGACCCAGCCATTCACATTATGTGCAGGCACAGGAGCTGGCTAAAGAG ATAGCAAATCTTTTGGATTGCACTACTTGGTCAGGGGCTGGACCAGGGCTAATGGATGCCGTTACTCAGGGTGCTATGCTAGCAGGAAAACCGGTTGGTGGATTCAAGATAGGAAAAGAAGCTGGTGAATGGACAGCATCTAATTTTCATGCATACTTACCATCAGAAAATTACCTCACCTGCAG GTTTTTCTCTGCAAGGAAGCATGGGCTGGTGGATGCTGTAGTGAGGAACAATTCATTTGATAAGACTGCTGTGGTTGCCCTTCCTGGTGGGATTGGTACTTTAGATGAGGTGTTTGAGATGCTGGCATTGATTCAGCTGGAACGGATTGGATCAAAGCTTCCTATTCCTTTGCTCTTGATGAACTATGATTCATTTTATTCAAAGCTGCTTGACTTTTTGGATGATTGCGAGGGTTGGGGAACAGTCTCTAAAGGAGAGGTCGCATCATTGTGGAAGGTTTGTAACAGCAACTCAGAAGCCTTGGCGTACCTAGAAGAATTCTATGGCATTTCTTCTATTGACAAAAGTAAGAATGTAACTAAATTTCATAGCACGTATGGATCACCCTCCTCATAA